Proteins from one Chitinophaga oryzae genomic window:
- the bshB1 gene encoding bacillithiol biosynthesis deacetylase BshB1 — protein sequence MKLDILAIAVHPDDVELGCAGTLMIHAQQGMKVGVVDLTRGELGTRGTPALREQEAQAAAKIMGLEVRENLGLADGFFRNDTMEQMAIITAIRKYQPDIVLANAMDDRHPDHGRAGKLIADSCFLAGLRKIETTVDGIAQQAWRPRQVFHFLQDRYHEPDFVVDITPVMERKLDAIKAFSSQFLTQKDNEPQTYISGAGFFDSVVYRAKMLGKMVGVDYAEGYTSAKMIGVRNFADLINEVT from the coding sequence ATGAAACTGGATATACTCGCAATCGCTGTACACCCGGACGATGTGGAACTGGGTTGTGCAGGTACTTTGATGATACACGCGCAGCAAGGCATGAAGGTTGGCGTTGTTGACCTTACCCGCGGAGAGTTGGGTACCCGTGGCACGCCGGCGCTGCGTGAGCAGGAAGCACAGGCAGCAGCGAAGATCATGGGACTGGAGGTAAGGGAAAACCTCGGACTGGCCGATGGCTTCTTCAGAAACGATACGATGGAACAAATGGCGATCATCACCGCCATCCGTAAATACCAGCCGGATATTGTGCTGGCCAACGCTATGGATGACCGGCATCCGGACCATGGCCGCGCGGGCAAACTGATTGCCGACAGCTGTTTCCTCGCCGGGCTGCGGAAGATAGAAACCACGGTGGATGGCATAGCACAGCAGGCATGGCGCCCCAGGCAGGTGTTTCATTTCCTGCAGGACCGCTATCACGAGCCTGATTTTGTCGTGGACATCACCCCGGTGATGGAGCGGAAACTGGATGCCATCAAGGCTTTCAGCTCCCAGTTCCTTACACAGAAAGACAACGAGCCGCAAACGTATATTTCCGGCGCCGGTTTCTTCGACAGTGTTGTTTACCGCGCCAAAATGCTCGGCAAAATGGTAGGGGTGGACTACGCCGAAGGCTATACGTCTGCCAAAATGATCGGTGTCCGTAATTTTGCAGATCTGATCAATGAAGTAACCTGA
- the rpmB gene encoding 50S ribosomal protein L28, with translation MARVCQVTGKKPITGHHVSFSNIKTKRRFLPNLQKKRFFLAEEDKWISLKVSADGLRTINKRGLYAVVKELRAAGTEI, from the coding sequence ATGGCAAGAGTATGTCAGGTGACAGGAAAGAAGCCGATTACAGGTCACCATGTTTCCTTCTCCAACATTAAGACAAAGAGAAGGTTTCTGCCTAACCTGCAGAAAAAGCGCTTTTTCCTCGCGGAAGAAGACAAATGGATATCTTTAAAGGTGTCTGCTGACGGTTTAAGAACCATCAACAAAAGAGGTTTGTATGCAGTAGTCAAAGAATTGCGTGCAGCTGGTACGGAAATCTAA
- a CDS encoding alpha/beta hydrolase, with protein MKRSLRIFLVLIAVLAVVFLVGPHPASPVYSLTLPVVPSDGRALERYIHDREARHRLKPDNEARIIWADSLAQPTPYAVVYLHGFSASQEEGDPIHHDFARRYGCNLYLSRLDGHGIDTTEPLLTMTADGLWEDAKEALQIGKALGRKVILIGTSTGGTLALKLAATYPQDVYAVINMSPNIAINDDLAFLANDPWGLQLARLVKGGKYKESSDTNAVRAQYWNNKYRLEAVVQLQNLLETSMTPATFGKIKQPVLNLYYYKDELHQDPTVRVSAILKMEQELGTPGNLKAAVPIPGAGAHVMGSRLTGHDLPAVANAINQFADSVLRLKPVR; from the coding sequence ATGAAGCGATCGCTGCGCATATTCCTGGTCCTCATCGCCGTACTGGCCGTTGTATTCCTTGTCGGCCCGCATCCTGCCTCCCCGGTGTATTCCCTCACGCTGCCGGTGGTGCCTTCCGATGGCCGTGCGCTGGAGCGGTATATTCATGACAGGGAAGCCCGTCACCGGTTGAAACCTGATAACGAAGCCCGTATTATATGGGCCGATTCCCTCGCCCAGCCGACGCCCTACGCGGTGGTATACCTGCACGGCTTTTCTGCCAGCCAGGAAGAAGGAGATCCCATTCACCACGATTTTGCCCGTCGTTACGGCTGTAACCTCTACCTCAGCCGGCTGGACGGCCACGGCATTGACACCACGGAGCCCTTGCTCACCATGACAGCCGACGGGCTGTGGGAAGACGCCAAAGAAGCCCTGCAGATCGGAAAAGCGCTGGGACGGAAGGTGATCCTCATCGGCACCTCCACCGGAGGTACGCTGGCCCTGAAGCTGGCCGCCACCTACCCGCAGGACGTGTACGCCGTGATCAATATGTCGCCCAATATCGCCATCAACGACGATCTGGCTTTCCTGGCCAATGATCCGTGGGGGCTGCAGTTGGCGCGGCTGGTGAAAGGCGGTAAATACAAGGAATCTTCAGACACCAATGCGGTGAGAGCTCAGTACTGGAACAACAAATACCGCCTCGAAGCCGTAGTGCAACTGCAAAACCTGCTGGAAACTTCCATGACGCCTGCTACCTTCGGCAAAATAAAACAGCCGGTACTGAACCTGTATTATTATAAAGACGAATTACACCAGGACCCGACTGTTCGTGTATCCGCTATTCTGAAAATGGAGCAGGAGCTGGGCACGCCCGGCAATCTGAAGGCGGCGGTCCCTATTCCGGGCGCAGGCGCGCATGTGATGGGCAGCAGGCTGACCGGCCATGATCTGCCCGCTGTGGCCAATGCCATCAACCAGTTTGCCGATTCGGTATTGAGGTTGAAGCCCGTGCGATGA
- a CDS encoding cytochrome c maturation protein CcmE domain-containing protein, with protein MKKTNIILLVVIAVAIGVIVTMVGDFSTYETFATAREKEGKEFHVIGKLDTLQAMQYDPLKDANLFSFYVHDKSGETRKVVFYGAKPTDFEKAESVVLTGKMQGNEFHCSKILMKCPSKYKDDQVVVGNKQL; from the coding sequence ATGAAAAAAACAAATATTATTCTGCTGGTGGTAATTGCGGTTGCAATAGGTGTAATTGTAACCATGGTAGGCGATTTCAGCACCTATGAAACATTTGCCACCGCACGTGAGAAAGAGGGAAAGGAGTTCCATGTGATCGGCAAGCTGGACACCTTACAGGCCATGCAATACGATCCGTTGAAGGATGCCAACTTATTCAGCTTCTACGTACACGATAAATCAGGCGAAACCCGCAAAGTCGTTTTCTACGGCGCCAAACCTACAGATTTTGAAAAAGCGGAATCCGTGGTCCTCACCGGAAAAATGCAGGGTAATGAATTCCACTGCAGCAAAATACTCATGAAATGCCCGTCTAAATATAAAGACGATCAGGTAGTCGTGGGCAACAAACAGCTTTAA
- the rpmG gene encoding 50S ribosomal protein L33: protein MAKKGNRVQVILECTEHKNSGQPGTSRYISNKNKKNTPERLELKKYNPILRKVTVHKEIK from the coding sequence ATGGCAAAAAAAGGTAACAGAGTACAGGTAATTCTGGAATGCACAGAGCACAAAAACTCTGGTCAGCCCGGAACTTCCCGTTATATCTCCAACAAGAACAAGAAGAACACTCCTGAGCGTCTGGAGTTGAAAAAGTACAATCCTATTCTGAGGAAAGTGACTGTACACAAAGAAATTAAATAA
- the ccsA gene encoding cytochrome c biogenesis protein CcsA has product MKFEGEHLLPGQLGHFFAILAFVASLVATISYYNAVKVKEPLVRDSWKKLARWSFVIQSASVIAVFSCLFFILNNHYFEYKYAWRNTSRDLPTQYLFSSLWSDQEGSFLLWSIWNSVLGIILIRTSKNLEAPVMTVFSLAQVIFASMLLGIFILGYKVGSNPFMLLRQAPENQAAPIFQQADYMQHIHDGNGLNVTLQNYWMVIHPPILFLGFASMIIPFAFAFAGLWTRDYTGWVKPVLPWTLFAVALLGTGIMMGAAWAYESLNFGGYWGWDPVENASLVPWLTMVAGLHTLLAYKHTGHALKSTVFFFFISYVLILYSSFLTKSGVLGDTSVHSFTDMGMTAQLLFTIFVFTVPSIFLLIARRKEIPGNNKEESTYSREFWLFVGSLILLIAAIQITFTTSIPVWNQLLAFTGLKGLFKMDDIAPPSDVMFHYNKIQIWIAIVLGVLTAVVQFLKYKDTPKGFFTRKIWLPTALAVLFTALIAWKGPITYDNYGAGFLTAIYIMLFTSIYAIVGNFTYIFSGLKGKLKNAGASVAHIGFGMVLLGALISSSKMEVISIDRMKMLNDGFFRKESKQNPRENIMLPKDVQVQMGDYHVTYVGDSTAQGDPKTYYVMHYERKDKTTGEVKERFTLYPDAFVNRKENALSSNPASKHYLTRDIFTYVSAAPNKAEAAAADTTAYTAHEVKVGDSIFFSKGFMVLKGLEPAPKNKNYIAEPNDLAVGAKLEVHTQTDDHFNLQPIYFIRDSSYQYSVEDTLAPLNLNVRFTKIMPAENKIELKVKEAAGFSDYVVMKALVFPYINVLWLGVIITIVGTGMSIVQRTRRTEKNAKAGTKKTPVNI; this is encoded by the coding sequence ATGAAATTTGAAGGGGAACACTTATTGCCGGGCCAGCTGGGCCATTTCTTCGCCATTCTGGCATTTGTAGCATCATTGGTAGCCACGATCTCTTATTACAACGCTGTTAAAGTCAAAGAGCCGCTCGTTCGCGATTCATGGAAAAAACTGGCCCGCTGGTCTTTTGTGATCCAGTCAGCCTCCGTGATCGCTGTATTCAGTTGCCTTTTCTTTATTCTCAATAATCACTATTTCGAATATAAATACGCCTGGCGTAATACTTCCCGGGACCTGCCGACCCAGTACCTCTTTTCCAGCCTCTGGTCCGACCAGGAAGGAAGCTTCCTGCTCTGGAGCATCTGGAACAGCGTGCTCGGTATTATCCTGATCCGTACTTCCAAAAACCTGGAAGCGCCGGTAATGACAGTGTTCTCCCTGGCACAGGTGATCTTCGCCAGCATGCTGCTCGGTATCTTCATCCTGGGGTATAAAGTGGGCAGCAATCCGTTCATGTTACTGAGACAGGCGCCTGAAAACCAGGCTGCGCCCATCTTCCAGCAGGCGGACTATATGCAGCATATCCACGATGGTAACGGCCTCAACGTCACCCTGCAGAACTACTGGATGGTGATCCACCCGCCCATCCTGTTCCTCGGCTTCGCTTCCATGATCATCCCGTTCGCTTTTGCTTTCGCCGGCCTCTGGACCCGCGATTATACCGGCTGGGTAAAACCTGTGCTGCCATGGACCCTCTTCGCGGTAGCGCTGCTGGGAACCGGTATCATGATGGGCGCCGCCTGGGCTTATGAATCGCTCAATTTCGGCGGTTACTGGGGTTGGGACCCGGTGGAAAACGCTTCCCTGGTGCCCTGGCTGACGATGGTGGCAGGCCTGCATACCCTGCTGGCCTACAAACACACCGGCCACGCCCTTAAATCGACGGTATTCTTTTTCTTTATCTCCTACGTCCTCATCCTCTACTCTTCCTTCCTGACGAAGAGCGGCGTTCTGGGCGACACTTCCGTGCACTCCTTCACCGATATGGGTATGACCGCCCAGCTGCTGTTTACCATATTCGTGTTTACCGTGCCTTCCATCTTCCTGCTGATCGCACGCCGGAAAGAGATCCCGGGCAACAACAAAGAGGAAAGCACCTATTCCCGTGAATTCTGGCTGTTCGTCGGTTCGCTGATCCTGCTGATCGCCGCCATCCAGATCACCTTCACCACTTCCATCCCGGTATGGAACCAGCTGCTGGCTTTCACCGGCCTGAAAGGACTGTTTAAAATGGACGACATCGCACCGCCGTCAGATGTAATGTTCCACTACAACAAAATCCAGATCTGGATTGCGATAGTACTGGGCGTACTGACAGCCGTGGTGCAGTTCCTGAAATATAAAGATACCCCCAAAGGGTTCTTTACCCGCAAAATCTGGCTGCCGACAGCGCTGGCGGTACTGTTCACCGCCCTGATCGCCTGGAAAGGCCCCATCACTTATGATAACTACGGTGCAGGTTTCCTCACCGCTATTTATATCATGCTGTTCACCAGCATCTATGCCATTGTCGGCAACTTCACCTACATCTTCAGTGGCCTGAAAGGCAAGCTGAAAAACGCCGGCGCTTCTGTGGCCCACATCGGCTTCGGTATGGTGCTGCTGGGTGCGCTGATCTCTTCTTCCAAAATGGAAGTGATCTCCATCGACCGGATGAAGATGCTCAACGATGGCTTCTTCCGCAAGGAGAGCAAACAGAACCCGCGCGAAAACATTATGCTGCCCAAAGACGTGCAGGTACAGATGGGCGACTATCACGTGACCTACGTAGGCGATTCTACCGCTCAGGGGGATCCGAAAACCTACTACGTGATGCACTATGAGCGTAAAGACAAAACCACCGGCGAAGTGAAGGAAAGATTTACCCTTTATCCCGATGCGTTCGTAAACCGTAAAGAAAATGCGTTGTCTTCCAACCCGGCATCCAAACATTATCTCACCAGGGACATCTTCACCTACGTATCTGCCGCGCCGAACAAAGCAGAAGCCGCTGCTGCCGATACCACGGCTTATACCGCGCATGAAGTGAAAGTGGGCGACTCCATTTTCTTCTCCAAAGGTTTTATGGTGCTGAAAGGATTGGAGCCCGCACCTAAAAACAAAAACTATATCGCAGAACCCAATGACCTGGCGGTAGGTGCGAAACTGGAAGTACATACACAAACGGACGACCACTTCAACCTCCAGCCTATCTACTTCATCCGCGACAGCAGCTATCAGTACAGCGTGGAAGACACACTGGCGCCGCTCAACCTGAATGTGCGCTTTACGAAGATCATGCCGGCAGAAAATAAAATCGAGCTGAAAGTGAAAGAAGCTGCCGGCTTCAGTGACTACGTGGTGATGAAAGCGCTGGTATTCCCATACATCAACGTGCTGTGGCTGGGTGTGATTATTACTATCGTGGGTACCGGTATGAGCATTGTACAGCGTACCAGGAGAACAGAGAAGAACGCCAAAGCAGGTACGAAAAAGACGCCGGTAAATATTTAA
- the ftsY gene encoding signal recognition particle-docking protein FtsY has protein sequence MSFFNKLFSREKKESLDQGLQKTKESFLSKIGRAIAGKSTVDTEVLDNLEEALVSADVGVDTTVKIIDRIEQRVSKDKYLGTSELNRILKEEIAAILVDAPDSGFREFDVPAGKKPYVIMVVGVNGVGKTTTIGKLAYNFKKAGKSVLLGAADTFRAAAVDQLTIWSERADVPIVKQQMGSDPGAVAFDTVQSGAAREVDVIIVDTAGRLHNKAHLMEELGKIKRVMKKVIPDAPHEVLLVLDGSTGQNAVEQARQFTAATEVTALAITKLDGTAKGGVVLAIANQFKIPVKYIGIGEKMEDLQVFDKEAFVETLFSLND, from the coding sequence ATGAGCTTTTTCAATAAACTATTTTCCAGGGAGAAGAAGGAAAGCCTTGATCAGGGATTACAGAAAACCAAAGAAAGCTTTCTCAGTAAGATAGGACGCGCCATCGCCGGTAAGTCGACCGTAGACACCGAAGTGCTGGACAACCTGGAAGAAGCCTTGGTTTCTGCCGATGTGGGCGTTGATACAACGGTTAAAATCATTGACAGGATCGAGCAACGGGTGTCTAAAGACAAGTACCTGGGAACCAGCGAGTTAAATAGAATACTCAAGGAAGAAATTGCAGCCATTCTCGTGGATGCGCCCGATAGCGGTTTCCGCGAATTTGATGTGCCCGCCGGTAAAAAGCCCTATGTGATCATGGTGGTAGGCGTCAACGGGGTAGGGAAAACGACGACCATCGGTAAGCTGGCCTACAATTTTAAGAAAGCCGGCAAATCCGTCCTCCTGGGCGCTGCCGATACCTTCCGTGCTGCGGCGGTGGACCAGCTGACCATCTGGAGCGAACGCGCAGATGTGCCTATCGTGAAACAACAAATGGGTTCAGATCCCGGGGCAGTCGCTTTCGACACTGTACAAAGCGGCGCCGCCCGCGAGGTAGACGTGATCATCGTGGACACCGCCGGCCGTTTGCATAACAAGGCCCACCTGATGGAGGAATTGGGGAAGATTAAACGCGTGATGAAGAAAGTTATTCCCGACGCTCCCCATGAAGTACTGCTGGTGCTCGATGGATCTACCGGGCAGAATGCCGTGGAACAGGCCCGCCAGTTCACCGCGGCCACTGAAGTGACCGCCCTGGCCATCACCAAACTGGATGGTACGGCAAAAGGCGGGGTCGTACTGGCCATCGCCAACCAATTTAAAATCCCGGTAAAATATATCGGTATCGGGGAAAAAATGGAAGATTTACAAGTCTTTGATAAAGAAGCGTTTGTAGAAACACTCTTTAGTCTAAATGATTGA
- a CDS encoding DUF4295 domain-containing protein encodes MAKAASKNAKVKDAKAAAESKVWTKVIRAVRSPKTGAYTFKEAIVHKDKVQEHINQK; translated from the coding sequence ATGGCAAAAGCAGCTTCAAAGAACGCGAAAGTAAAAGATGCTAAGGCAGCAGCTGAATCTAAAGTGTGGACTAAGGTAATCAGAGCAGTACGTTCTCCTAAAACCGGTGCATATACTTTCAAAGAAGCAATTGTGCACAAAGACAAAGTTCAGGAGCACATTAATCAAAAGTAA
- a CDS encoding peroxiredoxin has product MKNVILSVGSEFPEFKKTAVVSIEKGKEFYELSSDELKASGKWMVMFWWPKDFTFVCPTEIAEFNKHAQDFVDRDAILIGASTDSEFVHAAWRRDHEDLRDLKFPMLADTSKSLADELGILEANEKVAYRATYIVDPQGIVRWVSLYDLSVGRSVKEVLRVLDALQTDELCPCNWNKGEATLTA; this is encoded by the coding sequence ATGAAAAATGTTATCTTATCCGTAGGGTCTGAGTTTCCCGAATTCAAAAAAACGGCCGTTGTTTCCATCGAAAAAGGCAAAGAATTTTATGAACTGTCTTCTGACGAACTGAAAGCTTCAGGCAAATGGATGGTGATGTTCTGGTGGCCTAAAGACTTTACGTTTGTTTGTCCTACTGAAATCGCCGAGTTCAACAAGCACGCCCAGGATTTCGTTGACCGCGATGCGATCCTGATCGGCGCCTCTACCGACAGCGAGTTTGTGCACGCTGCCTGGAGAAGGGACCACGAAGATCTGCGTGATCTGAAATTCCCGATGCTGGCTGACACTTCCAAATCCCTGGCTGATGAACTGGGTATCCTGGAAGCCAACGAAAAAGTGGCTTACCGTGCTACTTACATCGTGGACCCTCAGGGTATTGTACGCTGGGTATCCCTGTACGACCTGTCTGTAGGCCGCAGCGTGAAAGAAGTACTGCGTGTGCTGGACGCACTGCAGACAGATGAGCTGTGCCCTTGCAACTGGAACAAAGGCGAAGCTACGCTGACCGCTTAA
- a CDS encoding cupin-like domain-containing protein yields MIINNIDRVDDITPEEFRKNYYLPRKPVVISAAGLSKQSPAYTKWTWDYFKSIVGDKKVGVYNNERAGANTLVNGADDYITFGEYIDMVKKGPVQLRIFLFNIFQHAPQLVQDVVWPDQYAKGFLKKYPMLFVGGAGSVAHMHYDIDMSHIFHTQFIGRKRVLLLENKQSPYIYRMPFTVESAASFVNWHEKLDEEHYPALAHARGLTAILNHGDTLFMPGGYWHHMEYMDGGFAMSLRALDASLTGKLNGLYHIVGLRGINNLLIKLAPQWWYHKKRELARQRADKTLSHLAI; encoded by the coding sequence ATGATCATAAACAACATAGACCGAGTTGACGACATCACACCTGAGGAGTTTCGCAAAAATTATTATTTACCCCGTAAACCTGTAGTGATCTCAGCAGCAGGGCTGAGTAAACAATCGCCGGCCTATACCAAATGGACCTGGGACTACTTTAAGAGTATTGTCGGGGACAAGAAGGTGGGCGTTTACAATAACGAGCGTGCCGGCGCCAATACCCTGGTAAACGGAGCAGACGATTACATTACTTTCGGAGAATATATTGATATGGTAAAAAAGGGCCCGGTACAACTGCGGATATTCCTGTTCAATATTTTCCAACATGCTCCCCAACTCGTACAGGATGTTGTTTGGCCCGATCAGTACGCTAAAGGTTTCCTGAAAAAATACCCTATGTTGTTTGTCGGTGGCGCCGGATCAGTGGCGCATATGCACTACGACATCGACATGTCACACATCTTCCATACCCAGTTCATCGGCCGCAAAAGGGTATTGCTGCTGGAGAACAAACAATCGCCCTACATTTACCGCATGCCTTTTACCGTAGAGAGCGCCGCCTCTTTTGTCAACTGGCATGAAAAACTGGATGAAGAACATTACCCGGCCCTGGCCCACGCCAGGGGGCTGACGGCCATCCTGAACCATGGAGATACGCTCTTCATGCCGGGTGGCTACTGGCATCATATGGAGTATATGGACGGCGGTTTCGCCATGAGCCTCCGGGCATTGGACGCTTCGCTGACCGGCAAGCTCAACGGGCTGTATCATATTGTAGGGCTGCGCGGCATCAACAACCTGCTGATTAAACTGGCCCCGCAGTGGTGGTATCATAAGAAGCGGGAACTGGCCCGCCAGCGTGCTGATAAAACGCTTTCTCATTTAGCTATTTAA
- a CDS encoding DUF4294 domain-containing protein, whose translation MHCRRKIILSAILITGISLCRQEASAQSQAPHGVDTVALHAVVVGNDTIPVITLAIFDVVDKMPRALRKEKERYNRLRNAVYVTYPYARTAARLLKDVNSRLSAMSSKKERKAFLASKEKEMKEQFGDKLQNLSVYQGKVLMKLIDRETGQNCYEIIKELKGGFNARVWQTVAFFFGGNLKSDYDKQEDRDIEVIVQELEMYQRYRAYN comes from the coding sequence ATGCACTGCCGCCGTAAAATCATTTTATCCGCCATCCTGATCACGGGCATTTCCCTTTGCCGGCAGGAAGCCAGCGCGCAGTCACAGGCGCCGCACGGCGTGGATACGGTGGCCCTGCATGCGGTCGTGGTCGGAAACGATACCATCCCGGTGATTACCCTGGCTATTTTTGATGTGGTGGATAAAATGCCCAGGGCCCTGCGAAAAGAAAAGGAACGGTACAACCGCTTGCGCAACGCGGTATATGTGACCTATCCTTACGCCCGCACGGCCGCAAGGTTGCTGAAAGATGTGAACAGCCGCCTGTCGGCCATGTCTTCCAAAAAAGAGCGCAAGGCTTTCCTCGCTTCCAAGGAAAAGGAAATGAAGGAACAGTTCGGCGATAAACTGCAAAACCTCTCCGTATACCAGGGTAAAGTCCTCATGAAACTGATTGACCGCGAAACCGGCCAAAACTGCTATGAGATCATCAAAGAGCTCAAAGGTGGTTTTAACGCCCGGGTATGGCAAACCGTGGCTTTCTTTTTCGGCGGTAACCTGAAGAGCGATTATGACAAGCAGGAAGACCGCGATATTGAAGTCATTGTCCAGGAGCTGGAAATGTACCAGCGGTACCGCGCTTATAATTAA
- a CDS encoding carboxymuconolactone decarboxylase family protein, translating to MFATTNQDTAVQLLEAVGLAGTAPSASLQALVNADARYLKDLKINVTNALNAGTLTKKEAYLIGVAVAVNDKQPALQASFEKMATAEGATEKEIAEVISCTSLMSANNVYYRFRHFVNKEFYTATPAGIRMSIMANPVIGKEFFELLSLVVSALNGCEMCVTSHEEAVLKQGTEQLRVLEAVRLGAVLRSLVVLL from the coding sequence ATGTTTGCAACAACCAATCAGGATACCGCCGTACAGCTGCTGGAAGCAGTGGGACTGGCAGGCACCGCGCCTTCCGCGAGCCTGCAGGCGCTGGTGAATGCCGACGCGCGTTACCTGAAAGATCTGAAGATAAACGTGACCAACGCTTTGAATGCGGGCACGCTGACCAAAAAAGAAGCTTACCTGATCGGGGTGGCAGTGGCGGTGAATGATAAACAGCCCGCGCTGCAGGCCTCCTTCGAAAAAATGGCCACCGCAGAAGGCGCTACCGAAAAGGAAATCGCCGAAGTGATCAGCTGTACTTCCCTGATGAGCGCCAATAACGTGTATTACCGTTTCCGCCACTTCGTGAACAAGGAATTCTATACCGCTACGCCCGCAGGTATCCGGATGAGCATTATGGCCAACCCGGTGATCGGCAAAGAGTTTTTTGAACTGTTGAGTTTGGTGGTATCTGCGCTCAACGGATGCGAAATGTGCGTAACTTCGCACGAAGAAGCCGTACTGAAACAGGGTACAGAACAGCTCCGGGTACTGGAAGCCGTTCGCCTTGGCGCCGTACTGCGCAGCCTGGTCGTATTGTTATAA
- a CDS encoding serine hydrolase: MQKILFFLLLMCVQSVTAQRTDKQLYDKLAPLLAAHHGQAGVYVHHLKTGRTVAINADTVFPTASMIKMAIQVGVFHQLQEGTLQYRQLLTYRDSLLYPGEDILGAFRDSQQITLDKVVMLMLTMSDNTASLWLQALAGGGAQINTWLEGHGFVHTRVNSRTPGRAGDWKLYGWGQTTPREMATLMEQIYKGEVVSRAASERMYRNLTRNFWDAEGLRMVPPDIRTASKNGAVDASRSEVVLVNAPHGDYVYCIITKNNADERWDRDNEAWELLRKVGSAIWQHYEPNSKWRPDPGLGQF, from the coding sequence ATGCAAAAGATCCTCTTTTTCCTCTTACTGATGTGCGTTCAATCTGTCACTGCGCAACGGACAGACAAGCAGTTGTATGACAAGCTGGCGCCCCTGCTGGCCGCCCATCACGGGCAGGCAGGCGTGTATGTGCACCACCTGAAGACCGGCAGGACGGTAGCTATCAACGCGGATACGGTGTTTCCTACGGCCAGTATGATCAAAATGGCCATACAGGTGGGCGTGTTCCATCAATTGCAGGAAGGGACGTTGCAATACCGGCAGTTGCTGACCTACCGTGATTCCCTTTTGTATCCCGGGGAAGATATTTTGGGTGCTTTCCGTGACAGTCAGCAGATAACGCTGGACAAGGTGGTGATGCTGATGCTGACCATGAGCGACAATACCGCCAGTCTGTGGCTGCAGGCGCTGGCCGGGGGAGGGGCGCAGATCAATACGTGGCTGGAGGGCCATGGTTTTGTGCATACAAGGGTGAATTCCCGGACGCCGGGCAGGGCAGGGGACTGGAAATTATATGGCTGGGGGCAGACGACACCGCGGGAGATGGCTACGCTGATGGAGCAGATCTATAAAGGAGAAGTGGTGAGCCGTGCGGCGAGTGAACGGATGTACCGTAACCTGACCCGTAATTTCTGGGATGCTGAAGGATTGCGGATGGTGCCTCCGGATATCCGTACCGCCTCTAAAAACGGTGCGGTGGACGCGTCCAGGTCTGAGGTGGTCCTGGTAAATGCGCCGCACGGCGACTATGTGTATTGCATCATTACAAAAAACAACGCAGATGAGCGTTGGGACCGGGATAACGAGGCTTGGGAACTGTTAAGGAAAGTGGGGAGTGCAATATGGCAGCATTACGAACCAAACAGCAAATGGAGGCCTGACCCCGGCCTGGGGCAGTTTTGA